One Bacillus solimangrovi genomic window carries:
- a CDS encoding methyl-accepting chemotaxis protein gives MTWRTTNKITKPIHALVVSAEEIAKGDLTKEVSVTTGKDEISKLWNSFCHMRDNLVQIIDSVHTAVAEIDKFSVQLKGEVDHVAEMNEQVVVSTDGISQGSQSIAYDLQEAVEYMDKITKSIVNNTNHSNVAVNYSKEAVEAIVEGKELVEKQHSLTKQNTESMHSMQESFRKFSDYTSNIKQMAKIVDDITGQTNLLALNAAIEASRAGEAGKGFAVVAEEVRKLADQSAEATREIFTLVEKIHEAMVEVEGSVEHGTKLMNNQQSAMYSTVSAFNLIEGHIQHISQSLLDLSASMELSKQQNEKIAETIESISSVTEESAAGSEEISASAYEQLGAFEQMNNGVAKLHEMTIELEKKLDVFQLKS, from the coding sequence ATGACATGGCGTACAACAAATAAAATTACGAAACCAATTCATGCACTTGTCGTTTCTGCAGAAGAAATTGCTAAAGGAGATTTAACGAAAGAGGTTTCAGTGACAACTGGAAAAGATGAAATTAGTAAGCTTTGGAATTCTTTTTGTCATATGAGAGATAACTTAGTCCAAATTATTGATTCTGTTCACACAGCAGTAGCAGAAATTGATAAATTTAGTGTACAACTAAAAGGTGAAGTGGATCATGTAGCAGAGATGAATGAACAAGTTGTAGTCTCTACTGACGGCATTTCACAAGGGTCGCAATCGATTGCTTATGATTTACAAGAAGCTGTAGAGTATATGGATAAAATAACAAAGAGTATCGTCAATAATACGAATCATTCTAATGTAGCTGTAAACTATAGTAAAGAAGCTGTTGAAGCAATTGTAGAAGGAAAAGAACTTGTTGAAAAGCAGCATTCACTCACTAAACAGAATACTGAATCAATGCATTCAATGCAGGAATCTTTTCGGAAATTTAGTGATTATACAAGTAATATTAAGCAAATGGCAAAAATTGTTGATGATATTACAGGTCAAACAAACTTACTTGCCCTAAACGCAGCAATAGAAGCGAGTCGAGCTGGTGAAGCAGGAAAAGGATTTGCTGTCGTTGCCGAAGAGGTAAGGAAGCTTGCTGATCAGTCAGCAGAGGCTACACGTGAAATCTTTACGCTTGTCGAGAAAATTCACGAAGCGATGGTAGAAGTTGAAGGTTCAGTGGAACATGGTACTAAATTAATGAATAATCAACAATCAGCTATGTATTCAACTGTTTCTGCCTTTAATTTAATTGAAGGTCATATTCAGCACATTTCACAATCACTTTTGGATTTATCAGCTAGTATGGAGCTTTCAAAGCAACAAAACGAAAAAATTGCTGAAACGATTGAGAGTATTAGCTCAGTTACTGAAGAATCTGCAGCAGGCTCAGAAGAAATATCTGCTTCAGCATATGAACAGCTTGGGGCATTTGAGCAAATGAATAATGGAGTAGCTAAACTTCATGAGATGACAATCGAGTTAGAGAAAAAGCTAGACGTCTTTCAACTGAAGAGTTAA
- a CDS encoding ferritin: MLSDKLLTALNDQMNFEFKSANVYLAMAAYCSAESYDGFANFFLVQAEEERYHAMKIYNYINDRSKRATITGYDTPRNEFESVLDAFETAFKHEKEVTKRIYNLSDIALDEREHATIQFLKWFIDEQVEEEAMFDSIIEKLKRIEQDSNAFFMLEDEFSKRSFTPPAE; the protein is encoded by the coding sequence ATGCTTAGTGATAAGTTATTAACAGCATTAAATGACCAAATGAATTTCGAATTTAAGTCGGCAAACGTATATTTAGCTATGGCAGCATACTGCTCAGCTGAAAGTTATGATGGATTCGCGAACTTCTTTCTCGTTCAAGCAGAAGAAGAACGTTATCACGCGATGAAGATTTATAATTATATAAATGACCGCAGTAAGCGTGCTACCATTACGGGTTATGATACACCACGTAATGAATTTGAATCTGTGTTAGATGCATTTGAAACAGCGTTCAAACATGAAAAAGAAGTAACGAAACGTATCTATAATTTATCTGATATAGCATTGGACGAGCGTGAACATGCTACGATTCAATTTTTAAAATGGTTTATAGATGAACAAGTTGAAGAAGAAGCAATGTTTGATTCCATTATTGAGAAACTAAAACGCATAGAGCAAGACAGCAATGCGTTCTTTATGCTTGAAGATGAATTCTCCAAACGTTCATTCACTCCACCAGCAGAATAA
- a CDS encoding DUF6944 family repetitive protein: MITFDEFLEIIGVWTQVTGAVIASIGSTIIVKGETEEAEVIGTELVVIGNGVEAVGNSFQAVALSITDEEEAGLQFAIIGAWTQAAGNSANAVAGTIQLQGEEEEGTKLDVVGDSLQSIGATFEAISASMDEDPDELTRLAIQGASLQAIGAMIEAIGAIYILRGRKDEGEQIEAFGSYAQTAGATISAIANTEDILTEDRFLY; encoded by the coding sequence ATGATAACATTCGATGAGTTTTTGGAAATAATCGGGGTTTGGACTCAGGTTACAGGTGCGGTAATTGCATCTATTGGCTCCACTATTATTGTTAAGGGAGAAACTGAAGAAGCAGAAGTAATTGGAACAGAACTAGTTGTTATTGGTAATGGCGTAGAAGCGGTAGGAAACTCCTTCCAAGCAGTTGCCCTCTCAATTACAGATGAAGAAGAAGCAGGTTTACAGTTTGCCATTATTGGGGCGTGGACTCAGGCTGCTGGAAACTCGGCTAATGCTGTTGCTGGTACAATACAACTGCAAGGTGAAGAAGAAGAAGGTACTAAGTTAGATGTTGTCGGTGATTCATTGCAATCAATTGGGGCAACATTTGAGGCAATAAGTGCAAGTATGGATGAAGACCCTGATGAGCTTACACGTCTGGCTATTCAAGGTGCATCACTACAAGCGATAGGGGCTATGATTGAGGCAATCGGGGCAATCTACATTCTTAGAGGCAGGAAAGACGAAGGAGAACAAATTGAGGCATTTGGTAGTTATGCACAGACAGCAGGCGCAACGATTTCTGCAATTGCAAATACAGAAGATATTCTTACTGAAGATCGATTCCTCTATTAA
- a CDS encoding YbaN family protein, which produces MHFIMRGLLIGFGYTSIGLGIVGIVLPLIPTTPLLLLGAYCFYKSSPKLHDKLMSNKVLGEYIKRWRSGEGIPLKSKITIILLLWIGMGYSIFMVPFVFMKIGLLVMASCMTIFLLFMKSSK; this is translated from the coding sequence ATGCATTTCATTATGAGAGGGTTATTGATTGGTTTTGGATATACTTCTATTGGTTTGGGGATCGTCGGGATAGTTTTACCGTTAATTCCGACAACACCATTATTATTATTAGGTGCATATTGCTTCTATAAGTCATCACCGAAGCTTCATGATAAATTAATGAGTAACAAGGTTTTAGGAGAATATATTAAAAGATGGCGTTCTGGAGAAGGTATCCCATTAAAATCAAAAATTACTATAATTTTATTACTGTGGATAGGTATGGGTTATTCAATTTTTATGGTGCCTTTTGTATTTATGAAGATCGGATTGCTAGTAATGGCTAGTTGTATGACGATTTTTTTACTGTTTATGAAAAGTTCGAAGTAA